The proteins below are encoded in one region of Chelmon rostratus isolate fCheRos1 chromosome 21, fCheRos1.pri, whole genome shotgun sequence:
- the LOC121624496 gene encoding synaptic vesicle membrane protein VAT-1 homolog: MMSGESAPTQQQQPEQEKKPDEPPPAAADAPQESGGSPAAGEKPPPCRALVLTGYGGYDKVKLQVKAQSEPRLKAAEVLVRVKACGLNFAELLGRQGLYELLPAPPVTMGMEGSGVIEAVGEDVKDRKVGDRVIVLSRSGMWQGVVVVPANRTFPMPEQMSFEEGAALPINYMTAYMMLFEMANVRPGKSVLIHMAAGGVGIAATQLCQTVQDVTVFGTASASKHETIAQGGVTHPIDYRTKDYVEEIRKISPKGVDIVLDPLGGSDTQKGFSLLKPLGTLIVFGAANCVTGQKKNLLAMAKTWYNQLSLTTLKLMQANKAVCGFHLGYITDEELLSRTMFKLLELYEQGKIKPCIDSRYHFEEVADAMRRMHERQNIGKVILLPEPKREEERPNSEPEPAEKVEKTEGAVSEEREEATEEVKAEKD; encoded by the exons ATGATGTCTGGCGAATCGGCTCCaactcagcaacaacaacctGAGCAGGAGAAGAAGCCCGACGAGCCTCCGCCAGCGGCTGCAGATGCACCGCAGGAGTCGGGGGGCAGCCCCGCAGCCGGGGAGAAGCCTCCCCCCTGCAGGGCTCTGGTCCTGACGGGCTACGGCGGCTACGACaaagtgaagctgcaggtgaaggCGCAGAGCGAGCCGCGGCTGAAGGCGGCCGAGGTCCTGGTGCGCGTCAAGGCGTGCGGGCTGAACTTCGCCGAGCTTCTGGGCAGGCAGGGGCTGTACGAGCTTTTGCCCGCCCCGCCTGTCACGATGGGAATGGAGGGCTCCGGGGTCATCGAAGCAGTCGGGGAGGATGTGAAGGACCGGAAA gTGGGGGATCGTGTCATCGTGTTGAGCCGCAGTGGCATGTGGCAGGGAGTGGTTGTTGTGCCCGCCAACCGCACCTTCCCCATGCCAGAGCAGATGAGCTTCGAGGAAGGGGCTGCTCTCCCCATTAACTACATGACCGCCTACATGATGCTGTTTGAGATGGCCAACGTGAGGCCGGGCAAGAGCGTTCTCATCCACATGGCAGCAG GTGGCGTCGGTATCGCCGCTACCCAGCTGTGTCAGACCGTGCAGGATGTGACGGTTTTTGGCACGGCGTCGGCCTCCAAACACGAGACCATTGCACAAGGTGGGGTAACTCACCCCATCGACTACCGCACCAAAGACTACGTGGAAGAAATCCGCAAAATCAGCCCAAAGG GAGTGGACATCGTCCTCGACCCACTCGGTGGTTCAGACACCCAAAAAGGTTTTAGTTTGTTGAAACCTTTGGGCACGCTCATAGTCTTTG GTGCAGCTAATTGTGTGACAGGCCAGAAGAAGAACCTGCTGGCCATGGCGAAGACCTGGTACAACCAGCTGTCGCTCACCACGCTGAAACTGATGCAGGCCAACAAGGCGGTCTGCGGCTTCCACCTGGGCTACATCACTGATGAGGAGCTCCTGAGCAGGACCATGTTCAAGCTGCTTGAGCTGTACGAGCAGGGAAAGATCAAGCCCTGCATCGACTCACGCTATCACTTTGAGGAG GTGGCGGATGCCATGAGGCGCATGCACGAACGCCAAAACATCGGGAAAGTCATCCTCCTTCCTGAACccaagagggaggaagagaggccAAACTCTGAGCCCGAGCCGGcagaaaaagtggaaaaaactGAAGGTGCCGTCAgcgaggagagagaagaggccACAGAGGAAGTTAAAGCAGAGAAAGATTGA